TATGTCAAAATGATATGCAAAACATATTCGTTGAATATGGGGGTTATTATCAACTCCTTTAAATCTGAAAGCTGATGACATAATTGGAACTACGTATTTGAATTCAGAGCACTTACAACCTTGGTGTCAAGTAATAGCTAATTATGAGTTGCATTCCCAAATTGACTTTTAAGTGCGGTCGTTCTTTTTATTCTATAGACCCAAATGTCATACATAAGTACTCAAATATCTGCGCAATAGTTCTTCAAACGACACATTATTAAACATGACGACGACAACAACTTGTTATATACGATGACGGGAATTTCTGAAAATACCTTGCAACAACTGTGGATAACACGTTTTCCGCAGTACTGTTTTAGTTAAGTGgaaatgatttataataatgtaactgTATGATAAACTGAGCCTCCAAACAGTTAAGTGATTTGCAAATGTGGAGAACTGATGCAATGGAACTTTAACCAACGTTAAAGTTGTGAAACTACTTATATGGATCGTCTTTCGTGTCTTTTGCAAACTCCTGTGAGATCCTAagcatcatttttttatatcattgtgTTCCTACATATCATTAAAAGTTATGTCTGATtcgtgtttaatatttaaaccaaAACCCGACTTATGACGTCAAACCTTCAAAGAAGTATCTGTTAGATCACTATTGAGTAATAAACGATCAAAAAGCCTTTTTGCATACTATGAATTATTATCACGTAATCGTTACAAGCATGAGTTTATTCATACTATTAGTTAACTATAAATCTTATGCAccttatattaaagtttaacttGTATTGTTTCAGATGCCCCGAATGATGCGAATTACATGATATGTGGTGTCGTGATCGCAATGGCCCTCGTTGGGCTTATTATAGTGTTGCTGGCCCTAACAATAAAGTAAGTGAATTCATACAAAACTAGGAGCTTACCATCACATACAAAAGTAACTGGTGGAGTTGTGAGACAGAGATCTTCTTTATAGTCagttgtctcgcttcctcaacaGCATGACAGGTGATGGTGGTCCCTTGTACTacaataactaatattaaaaatactatttctaaCACATCCTTCCCTGAAAGATTTACGCGTGAAAAACGAAGGAATTTCAATTTTTCTTGCTTTAGCAACCGAAAATGTTCAAAGTCCACAATAAATATCGTAGGATGTCTAAGTATAAAAGCACTTGTGAAATTGTTCGTCGCATAAATaccctattaatattattctatctATATCAATCAATTAGATGACTCTGCGATTTACGTccttaattatattgttaatgaATAGTTTGTTACGCATATACGCCTTAACtactaaacagattttgaaAAGTCATTCATCTATCATAAGCTAAATTAGGAGCGAGAAACGCTACTTACACTTTAGCATCAATAGTCGTGATGCtagttgaattaaaaatacggtaaaataTGATTTAGAACCGATAGaaactcgtaaaataaaactgattgaTCGTACTAGACTGTTCTTTAGCTTCGGTCATGTAACtgatataaaatatgataaactGTATGTTTTCATTGGTCTTCTTGATTGATGTGAGCGGTAAATCAATGATCATTGATTGTAAAACGCAAATAAGGCCAAATTGTACAGACTGAGTATTGTATACGTTAAAAGTATGATGTGTATCTGTAGATGTATTTGATGATGGcattcaatacaaatattactcaaatttagttgaaatttatttcgaataatgttcataaaatatttctatgcAGCCATTTATTCAAATGTCTGCAGACGGTTTCGTGCCACTcaactatttataaaactaaaattttaaaatcatttttaaatcaatgtaaaaGTATATGAATGatacttaatataattgtaatttgaaaaaaataaactttctgtGCCTGATGAATTGTCCGGTTTTTGTTATCgcaaaacgtaaaaaatacaaaagcattTTTCCAATGGTTTTAAATGACTATCTGTCCCTTTTTACACTTAAAGATATTAGACGGCATGAAAGAGACGGCAACTAAAAGGTAATTAACTTCAGGAATTGGACAATAGATTAAATCGTCACCTTCTGATAAGTCATTGTTCTAGTCACATTGATATATAAACGGGAAACAAAACGTAATCAGCATTAACATTATCAACTTCAATACAAGGTACGGAAGTTAATATAATGGTGGGTGTGTGTAAAAAGGTCAGCTTTATTGAAAAATCCTTCGCAGTTCTATAGTAGTAGATAAGACTTCAGAATCATTCTTAATCTGTTTTTGATTATTAACCGAGGACAAAATTCTTgacactaataaataattaggccTTTCTATAGAGATGAGGAATCTGGTAAAAATTATGGTCAAGGTTCGAGTTTCGTTCGAGTTCGCGAGTTCCCAAGCGATTATCACGATCCTAAAGTAAtatgtgaaagagagatgccgctctataccGTACAATGCTCTGTCACgcttaaacattaataataatatttctaggTTGCAGTAGACCCATCAGGCATTGAAGATTTTTGTGCCCTAACACAGGTCTTAAGTACTTGATTTTAAGAGattcattttattacttatagaATGACACGTATCACTGCGTAATGTAATAAGACTATGGATACGCTGAACATTCCAACCCTGATTAACTTTCTCCTGGACTGAGCGTCAGTCTATTTTGAACTCAGATGGAATGCTGGCACCAAAACAGCAAGTGGAGTTCATTTGATGTTTCCGTTTGTACTTTTATTCTTTAACTATCTTGAACTAGAAATGTCTAGAACTTGTTTTCGAGGATCAGTCTTTGGATTGAGAGGTTTATTGATTCTATGAGTAATTGCCTTTTTTGCCTTAACTGTTTTTAGGAAAATTTCGTTTGTAAAGTATAACGTGTTTTCAATACACCCTGTGTAAGTACTTGGATTTGATCCTAGGCAAATTTTTGCTCAgagataaatttatatattcCATTAATACTTAAGTTATATTGTCTACTCTTAAGTTTTCATTAGTAAAATGCAAAAGGCAATCCAGATACTTTTTTTTAggcttattaattttaaaatggaatataGTGAAAGGAGGTTTTAAGGACAACTCTTTGCTCGCAttcaacttatttaaaacacaaaatacaatGACTAAACattgttatataattttgaacACTTGTTATACTTACTTACACTACTTATGTATCAATCGATATAAGCAGACTTATCTAAGGACAGACGCAATTTGATTGCAAGTAGATAGAGATACATCATATACGAGGGTGCCTATGTATGCAGTATGTGGGTGACTGCAGTTTTGGCAGTTTGACAAAGATTTCCGTGATTCTTTGAATTCCCAGTCAGTATAATCACTCTGCACTGACGTTTAACGTTTAGAAAGTACtcgtaaaatgatttatttagatttagatgACGTGTGAATTAAGTAAGGGAGGTAATTTCTTGAattcgtcatttgttttgtaaaatgccGCTTTTGAggaaaatagaaaatgttatttgctCAATTTTGCCTGAATATATATTGTTATCAATGGATaagtgatgtttttgttttttatagattatatacttacttatcTTTTCCTTATATCATCTTACTTAATAGGTGCTCAGATTATCTTGTAATCAATATGTAGGTATTACGTTTTTACAAGCAAAGCGCCACAATATAATAGTGATTCCACGCTAATCGCTTTAAtcaagataattatttatttggcaaacaaataaattatcaatatctTCAGTATTTCCTTGAAGTCACATTCGAAACAGATACCTACAATCATTAGCTTTTATTTCCTTATGaacttaaaaaatgaattgGAATTATTGTCCTCTTTCAAAAACTCCAAGTTAATATATTCGTGTTAAAtcagttaatttatatttcttaagaaCATTACACAATAGTAAGATGACGTGATTGACgtttgatattataatacaaacgGCTTGCAGCGTTCACAATTCAAGACTAATCATAACGTCAAGGCAATAGAATGGCAGAACATCTGTACTGGGTCATTTCAAGGATTTGCGAAATGTTCGTACAGTACAGTCTACAACACACCCACAAATAATACCGAAACCCAAAAATCGACCTTAACTGTATAAGAATTAAGTCACTTTATCAATATCAAAGTATTGTTCTCTCAGCGGTCGACTGTACTGCCTTATTGCAATGGTCATGAGTCatactatgtttattttttttgtttgtgttttgttttaaatattttgaatttagagTTACTGCTCGGTCAAGGAAACTATTTTTGAATGCGGAACCTTATGATTTCAGATTTTAAAAGcagatttaaatgttttgtaacaaaCTAATTGTtatgagttttatttcaaaacttataGTTCTGAGACTTATGTCAGATTTTTTTACTTAGAAATCTTGTCCGTTGAATgaattatgttttgatttatattgaatttaaggAATTCAACCTTAAAAAAACAggtaaaaaacgtattttattaagACGGGTTTAAATACCTATGAGGTATTGTTTATAATGTATCATCAAGCGCTTTTTATGTTAAGGAAAACCACAGGTTTTTCCAACCAATTTCACGAATATCAACACAGGTATTTCTTAAAACCGTATTACATAATACCTACCAGTTCAACGAAATTCCCCTTTTTAAGtggcattaaaaacaaaaaaaaaaacgagacaGCTTccaataaaaaacaagtaattgAACAGTAACAATCATTccttaaatattattgatttctCTTTGAACTTTCTTTTAAGACTTCCAGCGTTATTCCTTTGTCTGACAACTGCATCGtcaatcacatgcacaaacaaaCGGATTTGGAATAAACATTCTAAAAGAAGGTCGCATAAATATTTATCCCGTTGTAGGAATCGAATTAGCAACCTTGACCTCAAGAATTCCTTTCAAGTCAATTGGGTCATCAGATCATCGCTTTGTTCTAACAGTTCTTGTTATGATCTGTTAGTTCATAGTATCAGCATTAGCAAAACTTTCATCACACCATCTTAAGACTATTTACTACAAGACTACAAGCAACTATACAAACTCAAACTTTTTCGTCTGTCTTCAAAGTTGTCGGTTTGTGAAGACGTGTGTTGACTTGTATGAATGTGCCAAGGTGTATAGCTAACTagtcacttaaaaaataatgttttctcttAACTACCTTCATTTGTTTCGGCTGTTTGTGggtatttaacataaatatcttAGAAACTTGTCATCAGCTAGTCTGCGCGCTGCCTTTTAAATGTCGAACGTGTCTTTCGGTAAAAATTGTGAATAGTGTCTTATATAGGTATCAAAATGCATTTACTTcgtatctttaaaaaaacattcaagaagattatacttaaaatgtaagttaattCAAGTGTTAATGTTATTTACACTCGAAAAGTATCGAGGCGACAGAATTTTGCTTGCTCATTACGTCGAATATCTTTTATTAAGTATTGTCAATCAGTTAGAGACAATTTCAAAAGCTATTTATGCTAAAAACACTTATTCGTAATAATTAACGTCTTGTCCTATTATATTActcttataattattaaattatgcagcGAAGAGAATTTCCAATTATGTCAAGCTATAAAAAACTACTTCGTGACCTgtcaaaacatttgaataataaagaATTCTTTCCATTACCAAAAAAACCTTGCAAAGTCAATGTCACGCCACACGAGTATTTCGACATGAATTAACATATAGGGTACTGAAGCCCTATATGGCAGATAATTATCTATGTGATAGGATACATTGAAAACCAGTTCCATCCAGTTATCactaaatatttctattattacaCCAATAGACGTAAAACTAATTTCACTTTATTGGTGACATCGATTTAAGCTTAGTGTTTAAGGTTATCTTTTCCTGTTAAGTAAGCTTTCTAATTTGAAACTTCGTGCTGATAGAATACGTCatagttttgaaaaatactCTGAACTATAAATGTCTTTGATTCGTAATATCGATCAAAAATCTTTGGGGACTTCAGTACAAAATTACAGTACTGGCCTAAGAAGACATAGCTTACAAGTTCAGAGTACAGACGccatttatttttacgaaacaaaTATCATTGCGTGTCTAGTTCGCACCACAATTTACCAGTAAACGTTAGTTTTTAATAAGCCACGTCCCTAGTTAATTGATATTTCCGCGTTGGATCACTAGAGCTCTAATTAATCCCACAGCTGGTTGGTCAAAGGCTACACAAATTGTTTTGCACATGTTTTTGATTACCATTTCATGTTCACGCAATGCTAGGCGTCGTACACACCTACTATGATGCGTGTGgaattatagttatttgtaaGGACGAAAAAAGAtaccatttatataaattatgtattattatatcaCAGTCTGAGTGAGTCACAGTGTTTcgagataatatatttaaatacctgCTTACAACTACTTTAAGCCTTGACTAGCAAATACacaggtaaaaaataaatataagtcaTAGCTAAAGAACATCTGGTTATATAATGGTATGAAATATTCAATGatataaaagagaaataaaaatatttcaaggtgTTAACGTTATTCACAGAGCagaattattataacatttgtGTAACAGTCAAACATAATCCtgtatattattagaaaatttgCAATTTAACGAATACGAAACGCATAAAGAACCCCAAGGTTTGGTACCCACGTTACTCTGGAAGTTTGCCAGATTTCAGCAAGTCTGGACATTACAATGAtctctgtttatttttgttaactgtGCTGTTTTAAAATCGCAAATCACCGCTATCAAATCGCCATTTCGGCCAAAACCACTGGCCATCACATCACTCGGCAAGGGGCAGTTTCACCAAACCATGCaatatgtttgtgtgtttacacCTGCAAATAGCTTCAGACCCATCATTTTTGTTAACTGCGAACAATTACCGATACTTTAAATACGAGTGGTACTAAAATAGGATATTAAAGATCAAAACATTGCCGAccaaacagtttattttatgttccacgataaatttttgataattatgatACCACTGAAACTGCATGAAATCTTCATCCTATCTGCTggaattttgtataattagatTGAAAATTCTTCAAATTCTTAGATTGTGAACACATGATTCGTAGTTATTATTAAACGTTTTCTTTggtatgaaatgaaaacaatcaAATTGAAGTAGTTTTTCATTCGATCTATTAAAATTGAACAGTAAAATATAGGCACAAGCAATACAGCCCTAACATTgcttttatagttataattctTGACCTAAAATTTCCCTGTATCTACATTATTATAGTAACAATGTTTTGAATCAGTTTGCGTATTGTTGAATAACGTCTATTGCTGCATTGAATACAACAATCCAGTGATGTTAGCCACGCCAGTCAAAACGAGGTCAGCTATTGTGGTCATCTACCATGGCTACTCTGCAGGGCATGGCGTTCCCACGGCGTGCACAAATAAATACATGGATCGATATATACCATTTATCCCAGATCTTTTGTACATTTACgtacaacttttttttaatccgtTGAATGTCCTTTTACAAATCTTTAACTTATATGATAAGTTTAGCTCCAGTTTTAGTTGACTATCTTATAAAAGTCTGTAATGAACTGCAATTCGtgttatgaaaacaatatttctggAACGCAATAGcgtggttttgttttgttttttcgagATTACATTAAAAGTGTCGCGTTATCTAATCGGTACATAACAATACTATTAGTTCAGCAATAACATTATCAGCTCGCTTTGCATAACAGAAAGCTGTGTAAGCTTTGACGTCAATGTTTGATCGAACGCTCTCCAATGTGTTATcgggtttgttttatttttgattttgtgctTGCAACATTTctgaaacacaattttaaatcataGCAAAGGCAATctacaagtaaaatatttaaccgTGATACACAAACAATTCTCATTCGATTGTCTTGTCTCTTACGGGCTACGCTATTTGTTATGTATGAATGCGACGTACGGGGACCGACATCCGTTGACGTCCAACTGTTTTCAGTTAAGCCACGACGAGCGTATAACAAAGCAGTCTTCGAAGAgatcatttgaatttgaaagaCGTGCTCGGCTGAAGAAAacaatgtattaatttgttataCTTATCAAATATGCGAATTTGTAAGAGTGTGTATTCAAGTGTGTGTCCAATGTTATTGGTGCTGGCAAATATCAGGATAAAGGATAGTTCGCGTGTTGTGCACAGTCGTCGTCCGCATTGTCAATGTGAAGTTTCCTGGATATGGAAATGGGTGGAAATGAATGCAAATTACAGTAACGCCACGGACTATTACGAAGGGCTTTACAGTGCGGGGTCGGGTCCCCTTAACATTGCAATAAGGTAACGGGAGAGGTGCGTGTTCAGTCGCCACCCACCGCTGCGCGAGGCGTGGTGGCCGGCGCCACGAACGCCGCTCAGGCAGTCAAATAGTCACCGTCGGTACGGCCGTGTGTATTGAAAACTCGCACAGCGGCTGTCTGCCAGTGTGCGCCAAAACGGCCGTCCGCGCGCCTCACGTTGGCGGCTTGCCTCAACTGTCCTCACCTACTAAGTCTCCTATAACCTGTGTCTGTAAAGTGTCTGTGCCCGCGTTTCGATGCTCTTCTCTCCAATCGCCGTCGAGGCGATGAAGTGCAAAGAGGAAAACTGTGAAGTCGGCGTGGTGCTAGAACACAACTCCTTGATCGTGTTGTCCGTTGACAAGACCATCGTCTGCCTATGCGGAAGGGATAGGAACAATCCCTTCGAGCGCGGGTAATTCTCATCGTTCTGCATTATGGTACGACGCTAACTGATTACCTCGCCTTAACTCCTGTCTACTAACAACTGGTAATCGCAAACGctttattgttgaaatatttcagCTGTATTGCTATCGATATTTAGCCACATAAACGGGCTGAATTCCTTAAATCCTTTGAACTGTGATTGTACCATACCATGAGGTCTTAAAAATTGTTCACTATCAAAACTATCAAAACGAAAAACCTGTTCACTATCATTTTAATATGCTCGAAGGTTGTCGTCGATATGGTCAAGGCAAATTTCTTACGAATGGCCATATTCCAGTCtatatttacctatttatatttgCTAGTACAATAACTGGACATTTCAATTTTGAGTCGCGTTTAGGTTTCCGTGTTCACTGATTGGCTATTTTATGCAACGTTCACCGTTCTATTTAAAATCTAACAATTCGATTGAATGAGTCAGAATATTGTAACCGGTGGCTGACAAAAAACTATAGTGGGATATATACATCTTATATCTATATAATGCTTCTAGGAACAGCATGATGACCGAAGAACCGAACAAGGTCGTGGCCGGCCGTACAATGGCTTTTGTCGAATAATGCCTAAAAACTCGTACGCGAcgtttattattacttattaattattcatatggaataattaaaaattacgaACCAAGTTTGTGAAATGTTGCGCATAACATTTCATGTAAAATGCTTTCAATCTGGGTAACTTCAAATTGTATAAAGCATAGATATACCTATATCAATTCACAGCTGATTTACGATACCAGAAACTGGGAAGTGGTTAACGAGCTGGGTACTGGGTACGCGGAAGTTTATGATAAGTAGATAAATAGAAGCACATAAATATTGTACGTAGAAAAGTAATTAGTTTACATAGTAGgttataacaaaaaaggttaaataaggCGGAGGTTGAGCATGATAACCTTCTGTCTATATCGGTAACACGTTAACCTACAGTCTCGGCAGGTGTCAGTGTGCAGGTGTGACGGACTttcttcaaacatttaaataacctATGTGCCAATGATTTCGTAAACACGGACATGCTCgatgtaaacaaaacattgcCAAGAACTGTATCTAAGATCAGAGACTCATTACTTCCAACGAGGTTAGATTAAACCCGATTTAAACAAACACTTGAAGCCCGAACTAGGCGggtaccaaaaagttttaaataatgaaagttCGAAAGTCGTTGCTCTTTGTACTGTGGATTGTCGTCGTGGCCTTATTTAAGGTTGTGTACAAAACAACGtagtaaaataacattgttattattttgaaatggtaATTTAGTGGCAATTATTTCGTCATCGTGTGTTAGTTGGGGCCTCATTAAAAATGTACCCCTGTTGACTCCCATCATTCTGTTTGACGTCAGTACTCACAATCGAATGCCGCCAATAACCATTTTATCAATACAtatattgaatgtttgttattgttctgaGATCTTGTTCCTCTTGGGAACTTCGTGCGTGGAACATCAGTTGGGCTAGTACAGATTAATGAACCAACAAATAAGAATGTTCTAATTAGAATTCattctttcataaataaaaacaaaacttaaaaaataagtgttacTCAAGATATCGGTAAATTTCAAAAGGTGGAATAACAATCGCTAATGATATTCAATAACGTCAAAATATCGTATGGCATTACAAAGATTACGCCGCAGATAGCCTCTGATTGACGCAATAAGAggtcagaaaaaatattttgttactaagAGATGTTTCTGCCATCCAATAGTTAGGTGTCATCTATAAACATCGTGCTTGATATGAATTTGTTTATACTTACGTCATTGGAGACAAAAGATGCTGATGTTCCCTAGAACAACCAGTTTATCGGAAATCTAAATTTTTCGATGTTAAACGATTCATGACAAGACACGACTGTTTGGTTACAACTAAATCATCCGTGATACACGAAATCGATCTCTTAGATTTCACGAAGGTCTGCTTATATTCTCAGTGTAATGTTTACATCCGCCGGCTATTGCACAAGCagtatttaaagaaacatttgaCTATGCAATCTTGTGTTAGTACTAACTGATAATGAAACAAATGACACGGCCTGTTGAGTAGACGACGGAGAGCACTTGTCACAGCGcactattgttattatttaagtttcaatGTCAAACAATTACACCGCAGGTACGCACAACCATCATTTAATCACAGAGTTTAATAGAGATTAAGTCTCTGTCCGTTACAAAGGAGGCTAAAACCTTCttcaaaaattactttattcGAAATACCAGTACTTAGATAGATTTTGGTAGACAGCTCAGTCTGAAAcgacttaaaaatcaatattcataCAGCAGGTACGTcttcacacaaatattttgcaTGGTTGTATAAAATGTGGTTTAGGTAAATTGGCATCAAGCGAGTTATGAAAATAACTTGTATAATCGCAAAATAACCTACAACATTTCGCTCTTTAAAGAATCTACTTTTTTTCTGGTTTATAACAATATCCTCTAGACGGATCTCAAGGGTAACGACTTATAATGGCTTACTACCTGTGTTTTTTATCCCACCAGGCACTATTCGAGTCAAAGGCCCGGAGCTTTGCTTAAGTTAGTCGTTGCTAAGGGCATTGCACCTTTGCGTTCTCCCTTGCCCTGCAGCCCTACTTTGAGTTTTGGAGGCGAAAGCTCTCAAAATGAACCTCCCTTACCGTCACGTGAATGCAAGTGTTGGACAGAAAGAGATGCAATGTCAGCGTTGAGTGCGTCTACTTTATCCATAAACCCAACTGTGCGTAAAGTATTAGCTATACATTACTACGCATATTTATATTGTGGACTTTGAACTCGTTTAATGGTGAAATGCAGAACTCTCTCTTGGTTTATCATTACGTCTGAAATCAACAGGAGCGAGTTTCAATACTTAGAGAGCACTTTTTTGCTAGCTGTAATGTGATTTAATAAGTTAGGACATCTCATTTAGGATTTTGGAGTTTATAAATTATACCAGTTTATGATTGCgctaaatgtttatttgtgtttgttgttGTGTTGTTATGAAAAACAGCATGCTACACCTTCATGAGCATAACAACACTGCGTACTAGAAAtaatgcttttattaaaaaacaggTCCAGTTGGCGCAAGAATAACTAATTGCTACGGAATATATTTAACCAGTTTTACACTCACAGTCTTCGCAGATGTTTTAATATGGTATTACCAGTTACTTTTCAAAGAAGCCCAATTTGCATATATAAAATGTGCCGGCTATGCGGGACAAACCAACGGTCAGGCCTTCTGGTGCGTCATAATCACAACGATACGATAGCGTCGAGCGCCGCCGCCACGCCACCATTCGTAGTTTTTCGCGGAAAACGGTCATATCGTCAACCTCAACCGTTCCCTCCCCCCCACTGCCCCTCTCTGCCCGCGCTGGCGCCGCGTCATAAGCGCGTCTATAAAAGCCATGCGCGCCCCTCCACTTCAACTCAGACGCATGGAGTACTCCGTAGAGGTCGTTTGGCACGAGCGAGCGCTTTGCTAGGCACCTGCCGGCCAATCTTCACGATATAATTCTAGTCACCAACCGCGAAGCTCTAGCTCGCGTAACGCGGTTTGCCGCGCGTTCCTACGAACAGTGATATGTGCAATAGccttacaacaaaataattgtgataatttatttaaattacttagttaTTAGTTACAAGAGTCACGAAGACCGCGATCGGCTGTGAGTGAAAACTGTGAATTGAAATGTTGTGACTGCCCGATTGGAACTTGTTACCTGTGAGCCAACCCAGTGTGATCAGTTATTCTTGCGTTAACGGACCGTTTACCACAATGGTTGGAAATAACGGTACTATGATGGCGATTCGCATCGTCCACAGCAAGCTGCGCAAGCGGGAGGAGCACTCGGCTTCCGTGCACCCAGCTGAAGTTCTTCAGGCTGCGCCTGCACCGCAGCCGGAGCCTCTTGCCTTCCGCCAGCAGCCGCTGTGGCAGTTTCCGCCGCCGCTGCCCCCGCCTTACGTCTATCCTCACGATCAGGTGTGTACACATGttcataacaaacaaaaacaacaattatatcAATGC
This region of Trichoplusia ni isolate ovarian cell line Hi5 chromosome 14, tn1, whole genome shotgun sequence genomic DNA includes:
- the LOC113500653 gene encoding uncharacterized protein LOC113500653 isoform X2 encodes the protein MSADGSTTDINALLNDTESDLTSLSHVDAPNDANYMICGVVIAMALVGLIIVLLALTINKLRKREEHSASVHPAEVLQAAPAPQPEPLAFRQQPLWQFPPPLPPPYVYPHDQDNLMQPHGNERASFRSLRKNIGGRWKRLVKKKPEQEVYTIPPELKPQLKQIYVY
- the LOC113500653 gene encoding uncharacterized protein LOC113500653 isoform X3, whose product is MLFSPIAVEAMKCKEENCEVGVVLEHNSLIVLSVDKTIVCLCGRDRNNPFERGKLRKREEHSASVHPAEVLQAAPAPQPEPLAFRQQPLWQFPPPLPPPYVYPHDQDNLMQPHGNERASFRSLRKNIGGRWKRLVKKKPEQEVYTIPPELKPQLKQIYVY